TCGCAGGGGCATTTTTCATGTTAGTAGCATGAAACCAAGGACAAGTGTGCATTCTTTCGTCTAAATCTGTCTCTTGGGTATCCACATGGCGATCGAAATGTATTATTCCCACCTTTTTATCCCCCAAATGACGACAAACTCCTCTCAAAGTGGGGAAACCGATAGAATGATCTCCCCCCAGAATGATAGGAAACGCCCCAGATTTGAAGATATGGGCAACCCCCTTGGAAATTTGATCAAAGGATTTTTCATTATTAGCAGGAATGGTAAAAATATCCCCCACATCACAGAGTTTAATTTGTTCCCGTAAATCAACTCCCAACTCAAAATTATACGGAGTATATAAAGCACTTATTTTACGAATGCCTTGAGGACCAAATCTTGTACCGGGGCGATAAGTAGTACCTGAATCATGGGGGACACCAACGATCGCAACGTCATAGTTACCCACTTGCTTAACATCTTCTAAATAAGGGGCTTTGAGAAAAGTATTAATCCCGGCATAATGGGGCAATTCGCCACGGGAAAAAGTGGAAATGGTGCGATCTTTAATACTTTCGGCGGCTTCTAAACCATAGTCTAAGCCCTGTTGAACTTCCTGTTGCCATCCCGTGAAAGATAATTCAGACTCTTTTTGTAGTGCCTTTTGAGCTTCACTTTCTGGTAGATTGCTCATGGTTGTTTCTCCTTAATATAATCAACTGTTGCTAAAAAACAACAAAACCCAGAAGGGTGACAGTCATAACCATCACATCCTCCCGGGCTTTTCTCCC
This is a stretch of genomic DNA from Cyanobacterium aponinum PCC 10605. It encodes these proteins:
- the speB gene encoding agmatinase; the protein is MSNLPESEAQKALQKESELSFTGWQQEVQQGLDYGLEAAESIKDRTISTFSRGELPHYAGINTFLKAPYLEDVKQVGNYDVAIVGVPHDSGTTYRPGTRFGPQGIRKISALYTPYNFELGVDLREQIKLCDVGDIFTIPANNEKSFDQISKGVAHIFKSGAFPIILGGDHSIGFPTLRGVCRHLGDKKVGIIHFDRHVDTQETDLDERMHTCPWFHATNMKNAPAKNLVQLGIGGWQVPRQGVKVCRERATNILTVTDITEMGLDAAADFAIEKATDGTDCVWISFDIDCIDAGFVPGTGWPEPGGLLPREALYLLKKIVQNTTVCGIEVVEVSPPYDVSDMTALMATRVICDTMAHLVVSGQLPRKQKPDYIHEEAQVVDQPWS